In Litorilinea aerophila, the genomic stretch CCCGGGAGGTGCGGGCCCAGGTGCGGGCCGGCCGCGCGGACGGCTACTGGATTCCCCGGCGCAATTTCATCGTGGGGCGGGAGATGCGGGCGGGCGGCTTCTACCCGGACTACCAGCTGCGACTGTTGAAGCGGGGAGCGGCCCGCTACGTGGCCGAACGGGAAGTCCACGAGGTGGTGGAGCTCCTGGGAACGGAAGGGTACCTGCGCTCCCCCCTGATCCACCACAACTACCAGGACTGGGGGCAGTTTCACCGCAAGCAGCGTTTCTACGCCCGCTACGAAGCCCGCATCCTGGCCGCCCGGGGCATCCGCCCCCGCCCCCACAATTTCATCCTGCAGCCCCTGCGGGAGTTCCGCCGGCGCTTTCTCAGCCTGGGGGGCTGGCGGGACGGCCGCCATGGCCTGCGGCTGGCCCTGCTGCTGGCCTGGTACTACGGCTTCCTACCCTACTGGATCCTGCTGCGCGGATTAGAGCAGACCGGCCAGGGAGGC encodes the following:
- a CDS encoding glycosyltransferase family 2 protein; this translates as MTAELVAVILTRDEARHIEACIASLVDWVDAVVVWDSGSQDETCALARRAGALVVQRPFDNYAAQRQAALDTIAARWILFVDADERATPELAREVRAQVRAGRADGYWIPRRNFIVGREMRAGGFYPDYQLRLLKRGAARYVAEREVHEVVELLGTEGYLRSPLIHHNYQDWGQFHRKQRFYARYEARILAARGIRPRPHNFILQPLREFRRRFLSLGGWRDGRHGLRLALLLAWYYGFLPYWILLRGLEQTGQGGRPGST